A portion of the Mycobacterium paraseoulense genome contains these proteins:
- a CDS encoding fasciclin domain-containing protein, whose product MLGLGVVTAPSAAAADLVGPGCSDYAATNPSGPASVDGMSQVPVAVAASNNPVLTTLTAALSGKLNPNVNLVDTLNNGQYTVFAPTDAAFNKLPAATIDKLKTDSQLLTSILTYHVVPGQLSPTMVAGSHKTVQGANVTVTGQGNGLRVNNAGLVCGGVPTANATVYMIDTVLMPPA is encoded by the coding sequence ATGCTGGGTCTGGGTGTGGTGACCGCTCCGAGCGCGGCGGCGGCCGATCTGGTGGGCCCCGGCTGCTCTGATTACGCGGCTACCAACCCCAGCGGCCCGGCGTCGGTGGATGGAATGTCGCAGGTTCCGGTGGCGGTGGCGGCGTCCAACAATCCGGTGCTGACCACCCTGACCGCTGCGCTGTCGGGCAAGCTGAACCCGAATGTCAACCTGGTCGATACCTTGAACAACGGCCAGTACACGGTCTTCGCACCGACCGACGCCGCATTCAACAAGCTGCCAGCCGCCACCATCGACAAGCTCAAGACCGACTCGCAGCTGCTCACCAGCATCCTGACCTATCACGTGGTGCCGGGTCAGTTGAGTCCGACGATGGTCGCCGGCTCGCATAAGACGGTTCAAGGCGCGAACGTGACCGTGACCGGCCAGGGCAACGGCCTGAGAGTCAACAACGCGGGTCTGGTGTGCGGTGGCGTGCCCACAGCCAACGCGACCGTGTACATGATCGACACGGTGCTGATGCCGCCGGCGTAA
- a CDS encoding flavin-containing monooxygenase, translated as MNTDRFDAVIVGAGFGGIGAAIQLKRLGYDNIAILEREDDLGGTWHVNHYPGIAVDIPSTTYSYWFEPNPDWSRLFAPGAEVKKYAVDIADKYDVRRYMRFNTTVEGAQWDEDAAVWRVALAGGETLTTRLLITATGFLSQPRMPDIPGVGSFEGKVVHTTAWDHDYGYQGRRIAVIGTGASAVQVIPELAKEAAELTVYQRTATHVLPKFDFEFPMGVRRLFARVPAAQRALRWVTDVILEVIMVVGALHFKESRGRGNISASDLAKINRFRWIRDKALREKFTPDYDLGCKRPTFSNTFYRAFTQPHVHLETTGIARIEADGIVTADGRKTVIDTLVLATGFDLWEANFPAIEVVGRKGRNLGKWWRETRFQAYQGVTMPYFPNYLSLASPYAFSGLSFFHTIEYQMRHMDRLLGEVKRRGATTFEVTEEANDRFMERMTKRLDNTVFYSGNCATSRSYYFSPSGEASLLRPTSTLNSVREAATFPFSDYVIA; from the coding sequence GTGAACACGGACCGTTTCGACGCCGTTATCGTAGGCGCCGGTTTTGGCGGCATCGGCGCCGCGATCCAGCTCAAGCGTCTCGGGTACGACAACATCGCCATCCTCGAACGTGAGGACGACCTGGGCGGTACCTGGCACGTCAACCACTACCCGGGGATCGCCGTCGACATCCCGTCGACCACCTATTCGTACTGGTTCGAGCCCAACCCGGACTGGTCGCGGCTGTTCGCGCCGGGCGCCGAAGTCAAGAAGTACGCCGTCGACATCGCGGACAAGTACGACGTGCGCCGCTACATGCGGTTCAACACCACGGTGGAAGGTGCCCAGTGGGACGAGGACGCCGCGGTGTGGCGGGTGGCACTGGCCGGCGGGGAAACCCTGACGACCCGCCTCCTCATCACCGCCACGGGTTTCCTGTCCCAGCCGCGCATGCCGGATATCCCCGGGGTCGGGAGCTTCGAGGGCAAGGTGGTCCACACCACCGCCTGGGACCACGACTACGGCTATCAGGGGCGGCGCATTGCGGTCATCGGGACCGGGGCGTCGGCGGTGCAGGTCATTCCGGAGCTGGCCAAAGAGGCCGCGGAGCTTACGGTCTACCAGCGCACCGCAACCCACGTGCTGCCGAAGTTCGATTTCGAGTTCCCCATGGGGGTGCGGCGGCTGTTCGCCCGGGTGCCGGCGGCCCAGCGTGCGCTGCGGTGGGTGACCGACGTCATCCTCGAGGTCATCATGGTCGTCGGGGCGCTGCACTTCAAGGAGTCCCGCGGGCGGGGCAACATTTCCGCCTCCGACCTGGCCAAGATCAACCGCTTCCGGTGGATCCGGGACAAGGCACTGCGCGAGAAGTTCACGCCGGACTACGACCTGGGCTGCAAGCGGCCGACCTTTTCGAACACGTTCTACCGCGCGTTCACCCAGCCGCACGTGCACCTGGAGACCACCGGGATCGCGCGGATCGAGGCCGACGGCATCGTCACCGCCGACGGGCGTAAGACCGTGATCGACACCTTGGTCCTGGCGACCGGGTTCGACTTGTGGGAGGCCAACTTCCCGGCCATCGAGGTGGTCGGCCGCAAGGGCCGCAACCTCGGAAAGTGGTGGCGGGAGACCAGGTTCCAGGCCTACCAGGGCGTCACCATGCCGTACTTCCCCAATTACCTCAGCCTGGCCAGCCCGTACGCCTTCTCCGGGCTGTCCTTCTTCCACACCATCGAATACCAGATGCGGCACATGGACCGGCTGCTCGGCGAGGTCAAGCGTCGCGGTGCGACAACCTTCGAGGTGACCGAAGAGGCCAACGACCGGTTCATGGAGCGGATGACCAAACGGCTGGACAACACGGTCTTCTACTCCGGCAACTGCGCGACGTCGCGCTCGTACTACTTCAGCCCCAGCGGTGAGGCGTCGCTGCTGCGGCCGACGTCGACGTTGAACTCGGTGCGGGAAGCTGCGACCTTCCCGTTCAGCGACTACGTGATCGCCTAG
- a CDS encoding cutinase family protein encodes MGTSCGMIARQIARFVVPAVAAASGLGASALAGSLLPTAAAQCPDVQVVFARGTGEAPGVGPTGQAFVDALHARLGTKSFDVYPVNYPASDQWDTGVDGIRDAAVHINSMAHDCPNTKMVLGGYSQGAAVMGFVTSPAVPDGVDPNTVPKPLDPSVADHVSSVVLFGTPNVRAMNFLGEPPVVIGPAYQNKTIKVCATEDPVCSDGMNFAAHNTYADDGAMIDKGVAFASSHLDAGTSGAPPVRGFVG; translated from the coding sequence ATGGGCACATCCTGCGGCATGATCGCACGTCAAATAGCCCGTTTCGTTGTTCCGGCAGTCGCCGCGGCGTCCGGCCTCGGCGCCTCGGCTCTGGCCGGTTCCCTCCTACCCACCGCCGCCGCCCAATGCCCCGACGTCCAAGTCGTGTTCGCCCGCGGCACCGGCGAAGCCCCCGGCGTCGGCCCCACCGGACAAGCCTTCGTCGACGCCCTGCACGCACGCCTGGGAACCAAGTCCTTCGACGTCTACCCGGTCAACTACCCCGCCAGCGACCAATGGGACACCGGCGTCGACGGCATCAGAGACGCCGCGGTCCATATCAATTCGATGGCCCACGACTGCCCCAACACCAAAATGGTGCTCGGCGGCTACTCCCAGGGCGCGGCCGTGATGGGCTTTGTCACCTCCCCCGCGGTCCCCGACGGCGTCGACCCCAACACCGTGCCCAAACCCCTGGACCCCTCGGTGGCCGACCACGTCTCCTCCGTCGTGCTGTTCGGCACCCCCAACGTGCGCGCCATGAACTTCCTCGGCGAACCGCCGGTCGTCATCGGCCCGGCATACCAGAACAAGACCATCAAGGTCTGCGCCACCGAAGACCCGGTGTGCTCCGACGGAATGAACTTCGCCGCCCACAACACCTACGCCGACGACGGCGCCATGATCGACAAGGGCGTCGCCTTCGCCTCCAGCCACCTCGACGCCGGCACCAGCGGCGCCCCGCCGGTCAGGGGCTTCGTCGGCTGA
- a CDS encoding Rv3717 family N-acetylmuramoyl-L-alanine amidase, with protein sequence MSDRAGLGPISRRDVLRFAPVLLGAGALTTAPRASAGLAGAAVFLDPGHNAVNDASINQQVPNGRSGTKACQTSGAVADDGYPEHAFTWAVVTLISQSLNQMGVRTQLSRDNDNSVGPCVDQRAAAANAMRPDAIVSIHADGGPASGSGFHVNYSTPPLNDVQAGPAVQLATMMRDALVRAGFQPANYIGSGGLNGRDDLAGLNLAQYPAILVELGNMKNVEDAARIQSPDGQAKYAAAVTQGIVAYLNAKAG encoded by the coding sequence GTGAGCGACCGCGCCGGCCTGGGACCCATTTCGCGGCGTGACGTGCTGAGATTCGCGCCGGTGCTGCTCGGTGCCGGGGCGCTGACAACCGCCCCACGCGCCTCCGCCGGCCTGGCCGGGGCGGCCGTCTTCCTCGACCCGGGCCACAACGCCGTCAACGACGCCTCGATTAACCAACAGGTCCCCAACGGCCGGAGCGGGACCAAGGCGTGCCAGACCTCGGGTGCCGTCGCCGACGACGGCTACCCCGAGCACGCCTTTACCTGGGCCGTCGTGACGCTGATCAGCCAGTCGCTCAACCAGATGGGCGTTCGCACCCAACTCTCCCGCGACAACGACAACTCGGTGGGCCCCTGCGTGGACCAGCGCGCGGCGGCGGCCAACGCGATGCGCCCCGATGCGATCGTGAGCATCCACGCCGACGGCGGACCGGCATCCGGCAGCGGATTCCACGTGAACTATTCCACCCCGCCCCTGAACGACGTGCAGGCCGGCCCGGCCGTCCAGCTGGCCACCATGATGCGGGACGCGTTGGTGCGGGCGGGTTTTCAGCCCGCCAACTACATCGGGTCGGGTGGTCTCAACGGCCGCGACGACCTCGCGGGACTCAACCTGGCCCAATACCCGGCGATCCTCGTCGAACTCGGCAACATGAAAAACGTCGAGGACGCCGCGCGCATCCAGAGCCCCGACGGCCAAGCGAAGTATGCCGCCGCGGTCACCCAGGGGATCGTCGCCTACCTGAACGCCAAAGCCGGGTAG
- a CDS encoding condensation domain-containing protein, producing the protein MERLFYRYGERHPVHFALVAEFDEVIAANKLRPALAAAQRRHPVLSAHIEDRPGTRLGLYRAPTVAPIELTVRRSPESSWETAAAEELSRPFDRSRAPLMRASLLQGPAGSVLLLTFDHTVADGISSVLVLKDVLAALNGDSVPNLPVAQAQEDLTAGTLGDMAPLELPDDPRMRTPSSIRPFDGALTNVHTLAMSEVDTARLAQRCRAERTTVHAALVVAMCRVRAAERGEDFLRVLNPINFRALIGVGDDCGLYIQATWTGLSPWDGTPFWDQARATTAHLDAARSARGIRTASLAVEQAITVDAEADHAEELFTRVCPFDMLVTNLGMQNLDGTGPLRPTAVWAPVVQSQTEGEHVTGITTFEGMLRMTTCGYSVPATFLKSVGDALVAAVEEH; encoded by the coding sequence ATGGAACGGCTTTTCTATCGCTACGGCGAGCGTCATCCAGTTCATTTCGCGCTCGTGGCGGAGTTTGACGAAGTGATTGCCGCCAACAAACTGAGGCCGGCGCTCGCCGCCGCCCAGCGACGACATCCCGTGTTGTCAGCACACATCGAGGACCGACCCGGCACGCGGCTCGGCCTATATCGCGCCCCCACGGTCGCACCGATCGAGTTGACCGTGCGCCGCAGCCCGGAATCGTCGTGGGAGACCGCCGCGGCCGAGGAGCTCAGCCGCCCGTTCGACCGTTCGCGGGCGCCGCTGATGCGGGCGTCGTTGCTGCAGGGGCCGGCAGGCAGCGTGCTTCTGCTGACCTTCGACCACACGGTCGCCGACGGGATTTCCTCGGTGCTGGTGCTCAAAGACGTACTCGCCGCGCTCAACGGCGACAGCGTGCCGAATTTGCCTGTGGCGCAGGCACAAGAGGATCTGACCGCCGGAACGCTCGGCGACATGGCACCGTTAGAGCTGCCCGACGATCCGAGGATGCGCACGCCCAGCTCCATCCGGCCCTTCGACGGCGCGCTGACGAACGTGCACACCCTCGCGATGTCGGAAGTGGACACCGCGAGACTGGCCCAGCGGTGCCGCGCGGAACGCACTACGGTGCACGCGGCGCTGGTGGTCGCCATGTGCCGGGTGCGCGCCGCCGAGCGCGGCGAAGACTTTCTGCGCGTGCTGAATCCGATCAACTTCCGGGCGCTGATCGGCGTCGGAGACGACTGCGGGCTCTACATCCAGGCGACCTGGACCGGATTGTCGCCGTGGGACGGAACGCCGTTCTGGGACCAGGCGCGCGCGACGACCGCCCACCTCGACGCCGCGCGGTCGGCGCGGGGAATCCGCACCGCATCGCTGGCCGTCGAGCAGGCGATCACCGTCGACGCCGAAGCCGACCATGCCGAAGAACTGTTCACCCGGGTGTGCCCGTTCGACATGCTCGTCACCAACCTCGGCATGCAGAACCTTGACGGCACCGGTCCGCTGCGGCCCACGGCGGTGTGGGCTCCGGTGGTTCAAAGCCAGACCGAGGGCGAGCACGTCACCGGGATCACCACCTTCGAGGGCATGCTGCGGATGACGACCTGCGGCTACAGCGTGCCCGCCACCTTCTTGAAGAGCGTCGGGGACGCCCTGGTGGCTGCCGTCGAAGAGCACTGA
- a CDS encoding enoyl-CoA hydratase-related protein: MTPTLSWDDKIAVLHLGEDENRFSPQFLDAINGRLDEIEKAGAQGLVTTAAGKFYTNGLDLDWLGAHADQTQSYVARVQALLARVLTFPVPTAAAVTGHAFGAGAMLAMAHDVRVMRADRGFFCFPEVDIRIPFTDGMAALIQAKLTPRAAVASMTTGRRFGGQEAADFGIVDATAAEREVTAAASDLLRPLGGKDPGTLGAIKQTMFRGAVRALTDV, encoded by the coding sequence ATGACACCGACACTCAGTTGGGACGACAAGATCGCGGTGCTGCACCTCGGCGAGGACGAGAACCGGTTCTCCCCGCAGTTTCTCGACGCCATCAACGGGCGGCTCGACGAGATCGAGAAGGCCGGCGCCCAGGGGCTGGTCACCACCGCGGCCGGCAAGTTCTACACCAACGGGCTCGATCTGGACTGGCTCGGCGCGCACGCCGACCAGACGCAGTCCTACGTCGCGCGGGTGCAGGCTCTGCTGGCCCGCGTCCTGACCTTCCCCGTGCCGACCGCCGCCGCGGTGACCGGGCACGCCTTCGGCGCGGGCGCCATGCTCGCCATGGCCCACGACGTGCGGGTGATGCGCGCCGACCGGGGGTTCTTCTGCTTCCCCGAGGTCGACATCCGCATCCCCTTCACCGACGGCATGGCCGCGCTGATCCAGGCCAAGCTCACGCCCCGCGCCGCGGTGGCGTCGATGACGACGGGGCGGCGCTTCGGTGGGCAAGAGGCCGCCGACTTCGGCATCGTCGACGCCACCGCCGCCGAGCGCGAGGTGACCGCGGCGGCCAGCGACCTGCTGCGCCCGCTGGGCGGCAAGGACCCCGGCACGCTCGGCGCGATCAAGCAGACCATGTTTCGCGGGGCGGTGCGGGCGTTGACCGACGTCTGA
- a CDS encoding TetR/AcrR family transcriptional regulator — MPRPRVHDQDQILDAVERLAVRSGPAAVTIRAVGDAIGVSNGALYHTFGSRAGLVGRAWLRAGHRFLSAQGELIDAAPEGDGVAAVVAAAEAPAVFAAGYPESSQLLLTVRREQLLGPETPADIATQLRELDRLLVETMIRLARRLWDRRDAAAVDVITMCVVDLPTAILLRRNRIDDPDARQRLRAAVHAVLDAGAPPPKTKRRDTT, encoded by the coding sequence ATGCCGCGTCCACGGGTTCACGACCAGGACCAGATCCTGGATGCCGTCGAACGGTTGGCCGTGCGGTCCGGGCCCGCCGCGGTGACGATCAGGGCCGTCGGCGACGCGATCGGGGTGTCCAACGGCGCGCTGTATCACACGTTCGGCTCGCGAGCGGGACTCGTCGGGCGCGCCTGGCTGCGGGCCGGGCACCGATTCCTCAGCGCGCAGGGCGAATTGATCGACGCCGCACCCGAGGGGGACGGCGTCGCCGCCGTGGTGGCGGCGGCCGAGGCGCCGGCGGTCTTCGCCGCAGGCTATCCGGAGTCGTCGCAGCTGCTGCTCACCGTGCGCCGCGAGCAACTGCTCGGCCCGGAGACCCCGGCGGATATCGCCACCCAGTTGCGCGAGCTGGACCGGCTGCTGGTGGAGACGATGATCCGGCTGGCCCGGCGCCTGTGGGACCGCAGGGACGCGGCGGCCGTCGACGTCATCACGATGTGCGTCGTCGATCTTCCGACGGCGATCCTGTTGCGCCGCAACCGTATCGACGACCCGGACGCGCGTCAGCGGTTACGCGCCGCCGTTCACGCCGTGCTCGACGCCGGCGCGCCCCCGCCCAAGACCAAGAGAAGGGACACGACATGA
- a CDS encoding three-helix bundle dimerization domain-containing protein, with amino-acid sequence MGKVTQVNEEMLLADLERQLVDEFPRVPKKEIDALIREEHSRFTHSRVRDFVPLFVEKHTREQLRLRSN; translated from the coding sequence ATGGGAAAGGTCACTCAGGTCAACGAAGAGATGCTGTTGGCGGACCTCGAGCGGCAACTCGTCGACGAGTTCCCGCGGGTCCCAAAAAAGGAAATCGACGCCCTCATCCGCGAGGAGCATTCCCGGTTCACACACAGCCGCGTCCGCGATTTCGTCCCGCTGTTCGTGGAGAAACACACCCGCGAGCAACTCCGGCTGAGGTCGAACTAG
- a CDS encoding acyl-CoA dehydrogenase family protein encodes MSVVDDRHLHGITDDFVARLAERAEEAERLRRLPAATVDEFRQTDLFRLLLPARFGGIQASFPELLQPIRRMAHGCASSAWTLGFYALHNWMLSLFDMRAQEEVFASGPVLAPAPLAPTGRGTPADGGVRLTGRWSWATGAMDADWVMVGALVERPDRIDPVLALVPADQVEVADTWHTAGMRGTGSHDVIVTDVLVPDDRMVSVADIYAGTAPGARAHDAPTYRWPMVPALALVASMPVLGAAERVTELFAERLGGRVLAYSGVAQKDQPAAQIRLASARVRLRGLRALVDETAGGIEDLVVRGERVSRSVRAEARLAAAHTVHESKAVIADLVEASGASAQFLSNPLQRFKRDVDIAAGHVVFDYDVSRELAGALAIGAKISPIAMV; translated from the coding sequence ATGTCCGTGGTCGACGACCGTCACCTGCACGGGATCACCGACGACTTCGTCGCCCGACTGGCCGAGCGCGCCGAGGAGGCCGAGCGGCTGCGCCGGCTGCCCGCGGCGACGGTCGACGAGTTCCGGCAGACCGACCTGTTTCGGCTGCTGCTGCCGGCCCGCTTCGGCGGCATCCAGGCGTCGTTTCCCGAACTGCTGCAACCGATTCGGCGGATGGCCCACGGCTGCGCCTCGAGCGCATGGACGTTGGGCTTCTACGCCCTGCACAACTGGATGCTGTCGCTGTTCGACATGCGGGCCCAGGAGGAGGTGTTCGCCTCGGGACCGGTGCTGGCGCCGGCTCCCCTGGCCCCCACCGGGCGCGGCACCCCGGCCGACGGCGGGGTGCGCCTGACCGGCCGGTGGTCGTGGGCCACGGGCGCGATGGACGCGGACTGGGTGATGGTCGGGGCGCTCGTCGAGCGGCCGGACCGGATCGACCCGGTGCTCGCGCTGGTGCCCGCCGACCAGGTCGAGGTCGCCGACACCTGGCACACCGCGGGCATGCGGGGCACCGGTTCCCACGACGTCATCGTCACCGACGTGCTCGTCCCAGACGATCGCATGGTCTCGGTGGCCGACATCTATGCCGGGACGGCGCCGGGTGCGCGGGCGCATGACGCGCCGACGTATCGCTGGCCGATGGTGCCCGCCCTCGCGCTGGTCGCGTCGATGCCGGTGCTCGGCGCCGCCGAACGGGTCACCGAGCTGTTCGCCGAGCGGCTCGGCGGCCGGGTCCTGGCGTATAGCGGTGTGGCGCAGAAGGATCAGCCCGCCGCGCAGATCCGACTGGCGAGTGCGCGGGTCCGCCTGCGCGGCCTGCGGGCGCTGGTCGACGAGACCGCCGGCGGCATCGAGGACCTTGTGGTCCGCGGTGAACGGGTGAGCCGATCGGTGCGGGCCGAGGCGCGGCTGGCGGCCGCCCACACGGTGCACGAGAGTAAGGCCGTGATCGCCGATCTGGTGGAGGCCTCCGGCGCGAGCGCGCAGTTCCTGTCGAACCCGTTGCAGCGCTTCAAGCGCGACGTGGACATCGCGGCCGGGCATGTGGTGTTCGACTACGACGTGAGCCGGGAGTTGGCCGGGGCGTTGGCGATTGGCGCCAAGATCTCCCCGATCGCGATGGTCTAG
- a CDS encoding TetR/AcrR family transcriptional regulator, which produces MPARKPRRLSVQDWLQAGYSLLAEQGLRALKIERLCQQAGVTRGSFYWHFRDMDSYRAALVESWNTFLEQDRQSLAELDALPPRERLSAMMTALTSPGHWTLERAMREWARTDPAAAANVRAADRRLLRAVTKAYSDYGFGPDDATLRAQLTFAAGIGLLHLAGSAQQAARAAQREEFLELMLKD; this is translated from the coding sequence ATGCCCGCGCGCAAGCCCCGCCGCCTGTCGGTGCAGGACTGGCTGCAGGCCGGCTACAGCCTGCTCGCCGAGCAGGGGCTGCGCGCGCTGAAGATCGAACGCCTGTGCCAGCAGGCGGGCGTCACCCGCGGCAGCTTCTACTGGCACTTTCGGGACATGGACAGCTACCGGGCCGCGCTGGTCGAATCGTGGAACACCTTCCTGGAACAGGACCGGCAGTCGCTGGCCGAGCTCGACGCGCTGCCGCCGCGGGAACGGCTGTCGGCCATGATGACGGCGCTGACCAGCCCGGGGCATTGGACGCTGGAGCGCGCGATGCGCGAATGGGCCCGTACCGACCCGGCCGCCGCCGCCAACGTCCGCGCGGCCGACCGGCGCCTGCTGCGCGCCGTGACGAAGGCCTACAGCGACTACGGCTTCGGCCCCGACGACGCCACGTTGCGCGCCCAGCTGACTTTCGCTGCCGGCATCGGCCTGCTGCACCTGGCCGGCTCGGCCCAGCAGGCGGCAAGAGCTGCGCAGCGCGAAGAATTCCTTGAACTGATGCTCAAGGACTAG
- a CDS encoding SDR family NAD(P)-dependent oxidoreductase, giving the protein MIDLGLSGKRAVVSGAGYIPERAGHGWFTSLALAEAGASVACIDIDEERAERIAGEIVARGGTAVPIVADMTDAEQVGRAIDDVEAALGGIDVCVDIIGGATWSKVEDFTTELWDAAIHYNLTQVFYLFQAASRYMIGQGSGGSLVAIASVDGIASATYHAAYGAAKAGVISLVKTFADELGRYGIRANAVAPGNVGSGNEDQPPDEYNVNGINPLAAPRAHDVANAALFLSSELAARITGQTLVVDGGATIRQLWGLRESSIPANPEDALPDFMRPGPSDG; this is encoded by the coding sequence GTGATCGATTTGGGACTGTCGGGCAAGCGTGCGGTGGTCTCGGGGGCGGGCTACATCCCCGAGCGCGCAGGTCACGGCTGGTTCACGTCGTTGGCCTTGGCCGAGGCGGGTGCCTCGGTGGCCTGCATCGATATCGATGAGGAGCGCGCGGAGCGCATTGCCGGCGAGATCGTCGCCAGAGGCGGCACCGCCGTCCCGATCGTCGCCGACATGACCGACGCCGAGCAGGTGGGCCGCGCGATCGACGATGTCGAGGCGGCGCTGGGCGGCATCGACGTGTGCGTCGACATCATCGGTGGGGCGACCTGGTCGAAGGTCGAGGACTTCACCACCGAGTTGTGGGACGCGGCAATCCATTACAACCTGACCCAGGTGTTCTATCTTTTTCAGGCCGCGTCACGGTACATGATCGGCCAGGGCAGCGGTGGATCGTTGGTCGCGATTGCATCGGTCGACGGCATCGCGTCGGCGACCTACCACGCCGCCTACGGCGCCGCCAAGGCCGGCGTCATCTCGCTCGTGAAGACCTTCGCAGATGAACTGGGGCGATACGGCATTCGCGCCAACGCGGTCGCGCCGGGCAATGTGGGCTCCGGCAACGAGGATCAGCCGCCTGATGAGTACAACGTCAACGGGATCAATCCGCTGGCGGCGCCCCGCGCGCATGACGTCGCCAACGCCGCGTTGTTCCTGTCCTCCGAGCTGGCCGCCCGCATCACCGGTCAGACGCTCGTCGTCGACGGCGGTGCCACCATTCGGCAGCTGTGGGGGCTGCGGGAATCATCGATCCCGGCCAACCCGGAGGACGCACTGCCGGACTTCATGAGGCCCGGGCCGTCGGACGGCTAG
- a CDS encoding SMP-30/gluconolactonase/LRE family protein — translation MGETLAVTGLHPVGRGVERPEHVMVAGDGRVFASDKASAVAELIDEHTVRHIGEAGGEPNGIALDRNGHFLIANFGSSVLQDLDPQTGEIATLLSGQLDGRPLRWLNFVLVDSTGALWCSVSTIAEDLMDTIARGTADGFIFRVAPDRQSAQVVAEKVNFPNCMALDRNEDYLYVVRTVQADVVRFPIEGETLGPPERFGPPLGGRHPDEYGPDAGRFLADPQVGRRWGMADGCAFDAEGNLWVTLVLANRIVAISPDGTATVVLDDPEGALLKSPTSIAWGGHDMRDIYIGSITTPYVLKGRSSAPGLPLIHQR, via the coding sequence ATGGGTGAGACCCTTGCCGTCACCGGTCTGCATCCCGTCGGGCGCGGCGTGGAACGGCCGGAACACGTTATGGTGGCGGGTGATGGTCGCGTGTTCGCCTCCGACAAGGCCTCGGCAGTCGCCGAACTCATCGATGAGCACACCGTTCGACACATCGGCGAGGCGGGCGGGGAGCCGAACGGCATCGCGCTCGACCGCAACGGCCACTTTCTGATCGCCAACTTCGGCTCGAGCGTGCTGCAGGATCTCGATCCGCAGACCGGCGAAATCGCGACGCTACTCAGCGGACAACTCGACGGACGCCCGCTGCGATGGCTGAACTTCGTTCTGGTGGATTCGACTGGCGCCCTGTGGTGTTCGGTGAGCACAATTGCTGAGGACCTCATGGACACCATCGCGCGCGGCACCGCCGACGGGTTCATCTTTCGGGTCGCACCAGATCGCCAATCGGCGCAAGTGGTCGCCGAAAAGGTGAACTTCCCCAACTGTATGGCCCTAGACCGCAATGAGGACTACCTGTACGTCGTCCGCACGGTGCAGGCAGACGTGGTGCGGTTTCCGATCGAGGGCGAAACACTCGGTCCGCCAGAGCGATTCGGCCCGCCGCTGGGCGGCCGGCACCCCGACGAGTACGGTCCCGACGCCGGCCGGTTCCTGGCCGACCCGCAGGTGGGCCGCCGTTGGGGGATGGCCGACGGATGCGCATTCGACGCGGAGGGAAATCTCTGGGTCACGCTGGTTTTGGCCAACAGGATCGTTGCGATCAGCCCGGACGGCACAGCGACGGTAGTCCTGGACGATCCCGAGGGCGCGTTATTGAAAAGCCCGACCAGCATCGCCTGGGGCGGCCACGACATGCGCGACATCTACATCGGCTCGATCACGACCCCGTACGTGCTCAAGGGGCGAAGCTCGGCGCCGGGCTTGCCGCTAATCCATCAGCGCTAG